From the genome of Candidatus Electrothrix communis, one region includes:
- a CDS encoding CsgG/HfaB family protein: MNNTFLRLTSMTLIWLYCTAVAQAGQVITQEERAWARQILTQEKALGTINTPNSLAVMYFNNRSGRARLTPLQKGLAVMLMTDLSKVEQIQVVERTKLQALLDEMELGASGLMDAETAPEVGLLLRANYVTGGDILQGTTKELEISSSVFDVPLDKFTPQEPAAGTVDELFKLEKKVLFNIIDHMHIALSPQKKAELERPLSTNTAALLALFAGIDYSDRGLYLRAANMYEQALIEDPGLKMAQNALLELKGMGLVTPEELNAEKEPQPTLPTPETDDGLSTGSIVAIGLGMAAVGGGIALALGQSDDDSSSTPAADPEDTTPPTVTPDPAENIVLDCAGGNVLFSFSEAMADAGEVLLSNGGSVQQGWRGDRVYEISWSSDASICNNSSDITVTLNGFKDISENPLTEPTRFTYSARYNYQSIYQQPEL; encoded by the coding sequence ATGAACAATACATTCCTTCGCTTAACTTCTATGACCCTCATCTGGCTCTACTGCACAGCCGTGGCCCAGGCCGGTCAGGTCATTACCCAGGAAGAGCGAGCGTGGGCTCGACAAATCCTGACCCAAGAAAAGGCATTAGGAACGATAAACACACCGAATTCTCTTGCTGTGATGTATTTCAACAACAGATCGGGCCGTGCGAGATTAACCCCGCTGCAAAAAGGCTTGGCAGTGATGCTGATGACGGACCTGTCTAAGGTAGAACAAATTCAGGTGGTGGAACGAACCAAACTGCAAGCGCTTCTGGACGAAATGGAACTCGGAGCCTCCGGCCTGATGGATGCGGAAACCGCCCCAGAAGTTGGCCTGCTGCTCAGGGCCAATTACGTAACCGGAGGGGACATTCTCCAGGGAACAACAAAGGAGCTTGAAATCAGTTCGTCCGTTTTTGATGTGCCTCTTGACAAATTTACTCCGCAGGAACCGGCTGCCGGTACAGTGGATGAACTTTTCAAGTTGGAAAAAAAGGTACTTTTCAACATCATTGACCATATGCACATTGCTCTTTCCCCACAAAAGAAGGCGGAACTTGAACGCCCCCTCTCCACCAACACAGCCGCTCTGCTAGCCTTGTTTGCTGGCATTGATTACTCGGATAGGGGCTTGTATCTCAGAGCCGCCAACATGTATGAACAGGCCCTGATTGAAGATCCCGGTCTAAAGATGGCTCAAAATGCGCTTCTGGAGCTAAAAGGAATGGGGTTGGTCACCCCTGAAGAGTTAAACGCCGAAAAAGAGCCTCAGCCCACTCTCCCTACACCGGAAACCGATGATGGCCTGTCAACTGGAAGCATCGTCGCCATCGGACTGGGAATGGCTGCTGTCGGAGGCGGTATAGCCCTTGCACTGGGGCAAAGTGATGATGACTCTTCCTCAACCCCTGCAGCGGATCCAGAAGACACCACGCCGCCCACCGTCACACCTGATCCGGCAGAAAATATCGTCCTGGATTGCGCTGGAGGAAATGTTCTTTTTTCTTTTTCCGAGGCAATGGCGGACGCAGGCGAAGTTCTTCTCTCAAACGGAGGTTCTGTTCAGCAGGGATGGCGAGGCGACAGAGTGTACGAAATCAGCTGGTCATCTGACGCGAGCATATGCAATAACTCGTCCGACATCACGGTTACCCTGAATGGTTTCAAGGACATCTCTGAAAATCCACTTACCGAACCAACCCGTTTTACGTATTCCGCAAGGTATAATTATCAATCCATTTATCAACAACCTGAACTGTAA
- a CDS encoding CsgG/HfaB family protein, protein MKHTAVFRSTALTIIWLYSAALAQAGQVVTQTERDWAKKAVQQEKTLGAVSAPNSIAVLYFNNKSGQTKLTPLQKGMAVMLITDLSKVEQLRVVERVRMQALLDELELGASGLMDAETAPKIGKLLGAAKVTSGDILKGEAQDLAINASVLDIPFDKIAEQPSAAGALDELFRLEKEILFNIIEYMQISVSPQKKAELERPLSDSTPALLALFVGIGYSDKGLYAQAAEMYKQALTEDPYMEMAKNALQELKGMGLTSTEETAAIDEPSSSPPVEEGGSSVGTVIGVGLALAAVGGGAVYLLGQEDDDEADPPVDDDDETENPPVERPTVTAIPFATPLSCVQGGIRFQFSRDMDTSVGQVDINSPSGFDANGSWDGDYYFSWNQNDRWCKVNCGGDCPSITVTLTDFQDTDGNALSGTTTFSYDMELQ, encoded by the coding sequence ATGAAGCATACTGCAGTGTTTCGATCCACAGCTCTCACCATAATCTGGTTATACAGCGCCGCCCTTGCTCAGGCTGGTCAAGTCGTTACTCAAACGGAACGGGACTGGGCTAAAAAAGCCGTCCAGCAGGAAAAAACACTGGGTGCAGTCAGCGCACCGAACTCCATTGCCGTACTCTACTTCAACAACAAATCAGGACAAACCAAACTGACGCCGCTCCAGAAGGGAATGGCCGTCATGCTGATCACGGATTTATCAAAAGTTGAGCAACTCCGGGTAGTGGAACGAGTCAGAATGCAGGCGCTGCTGGATGAGCTGGAACTCGGGGCCAGCGGCTTGATGGATGCGGAGACAGCCCCAAAAATCGGCAAACTGCTCGGCGCTGCCAAGGTGACCAGCGGTGACATTCTGAAGGGAGAGGCACAGGATCTTGCAATCAATGCATCCGTTCTTGATATTCCCTTTGATAAAATCGCCGAGCAGCCCTCAGCTGCTGGAGCACTGGATGAGCTTTTTCGGTTGGAAAAAGAAATTCTTTTCAATATCATTGAGTACATGCAGATTTCAGTTTCCCCACAAAAAAAGGCGGAGCTGGAACGCCCTCTATCCGACAGCACCCCGGCTCTGCTGGCTCTGTTTGTGGGTATAGGCTACTCCGATAAGGGATTGTACGCTCAGGCCGCCGAGATGTATAAACAGGCTCTGACAGAAGATCCCTATATGGAAATGGCGAAGAACGCGCTTCAGGAACTGAAAGGGATGGGGCTGACCAGCACGGAAGAGACGGCTGCGATCGATGAGCCTTCGTCCTCCCCGCCAGTTGAAGAAGGTGGCTCTTCAGTAGGAACTGTTATAGGAGTAGGTCTTGCCTTGGCCGCTGTCGGTGGTGGTGCTGTTTATCTTCTCGGACAAGAGGACGATGATGAAGCGGATCCACCTGTCGATGATGACGACGAAACGGAGAATCCGCCAGTTGAAAGGCCAACAGTGACTGCCATTCCATTCGCAACTCCTTTGAGTTGTGTCCAAGGAGGAATTAGGTTCCAATTTTCCAGAGACATGGATACATCTGTCGGACAGGTAGATATCAACAGCCCGAGCGGCTTCGATGCAAACGGTAGTTGGGATGGAGATTACTATTTTTCTTGGAATCAGAATGATAGATGGTGTAAAGTTAACTGTGGTGGTGATTGCCCATCAATAACTGTGACGCTGACAGATTTCCAGGACACTGATGGAAATGCGCTCAGCGGCACCACCACCTTTAGTTACGATATGGAATTACAGTAA
- a CDS encoding CsgG/HfaB family protein — MSFGRHVFFFLPMVVLLLLIGGCAAPPTQMTSEPYIPKTYGSGSVVAVWDLENFSITENQILDDMQEFLTAKVTETLKEQGGYAVIERQKLLLALEELHLGSSELADENSRLEIGRLIGAQLMVFGGYQQVGEQLRIDLRMVEVESGAVIRTAEHTATAGDVSGVLAAAEAVARELL; from the coding sequence ATGAGTTTTGGTCGACACGTTTTCTTCTTTTTACCGATGGTAGTGCTATTGCTGCTGATTGGCGGGTGCGCTGCGCCGCCGACCCAGATGACATCAGAACCGTATATCCCTAAGACCTATGGCAGCGGCAGTGTTGTCGCTGTCTGGGATTTGGAGAATTTCTCAATCACTGAGAATCAGATCCTCGATGATATGCAGGAGTTTCTCACTGCCAAGGTGACAGAGACCCTGAAGGAGCAAGGGGGGTATGCCGTTATCGAACGCCAGAAATTGCTGCTGGCCTTGGAGGAGTTACATCTCGGCAGTTCCGAACTTGCTGATGAGAACAGTAGGCTGGAGATCGGGCGCTTGATCGGTGCCCAGCTCATGGTCTTTGGTGGCTATCAGCAGGTCGGTGAGCAGTTGCGCATCGACCTGCGTATGGTTGAGGTAGAGTCAGGAGCGGTGATTCGCACCGCCGAACATACCGCGACAGCAGGGGATGTGTCTGGGGTGCTTGCAGCTGCTGAGGCGGTTGCTAGGGAATTACTGTAA
- a CDS encoding redoxin domain-containing protein — MHRSGQLLLFFVVILLCSWSKPCLSQFNPGDLAPDFTLEDVYGRPYQLAALKDSSLIVLYFFDTASPASQEGLLTLNQLLSRFKEKDLLVWGITKSNTNSISDFITENKVSFPVMYDQKGISATYQAESILPTIYILGPKRKIIDFFQGGGQSTEKMLISLAKKELQRNEPLVAQAISLEAQAKNPDSLEAKTIYGYAALKADKVDEAENTFNVLAQESGEAEILGKEGLAKIYAQQGKLDKAMAVVAEVEAKAPDRGAVNVTKGGILYAQNKKKEAMVEYQIAVKKPEGSVIQKAEAHNQLGRLYADTGNLKQARINYDQTVELDPYNIVAMSNKGVAYQKEGQLDKAMGMFQQALTINQNDQFSAVLARKTQEMMDLQRNIAEKQRIDRLVKELVARFRSQKETSVPDRDTWTSRPMVLSFVDFREKGGLNERDGMSMVLTSRLGEQLNRSGRVQVVERVIMDRLLEELNLGSSELADPATALQLGRILAAKLVATGTLLHLPDQSLLSLRLIDTETTAIPQVLTQKLTSGALDIEQELERVNREILQTVMEKYPLQGFIVQVNGNQAVINIGEQQGVVMGTSFEVIEQGEAIVYKGRKLQGLAKTVARLEVVEVQPDMSVVSILDSERPLQQDDKVAEKIQPMIRGGKS, encoded by the coding sequence ATGCACCGTTCTGGTCAACTGCTGCTTTTTTTCGTCGTGATTTTACTTTGTTCATGGTCAAAACCATGTCTGAGTCAATTTAATCCTGGGGATCTTGCCCCGGATTTCACCTTGGAGGATGTGTACGGTCGTCCGTATCAACTTGCGGCTCTGAAGGATAGTTCGCTCATAGTCCTTTATTTTTTTGATACAGCCTCCCCGGCGAGCCAGGAGGGATTGCTGACCCTTAATCAGTTGCTGAGTAGATTCAAAGAAAAGGATCTGCTGGTTTGGGGCATCACCAAATCCAATACAAACAGTATTTCTGATTTTATTACAGAGAATAAGGTGAGTTTTCCGGTGATGTATGATCAGAAGGGAATCAGTGCGACTTATCAGGCGGAATCTATCCTTCCAACCATCTACATCCTGGGTCCGAAACGCAAGATTATTGATTTTTTCCAAGGAGGCGGTCAGAGCACGGAAAAGATGCTGATCAGTCTGGCAAAAAAAGAGCTGCAACGCAATGAACCCTTGGTTGCTCAGGCGATCAGCTTGGAGGCTCAGGCAAAAAATCCCGATTCTCTTGAAGCCAAAACCATCTATGGCTATGCCGCGCTGAAGGCGGATAAGGTGGATGAAGCAGAGAACACCTTTAATGTTTTGGCGCAGGAGTCGGGAGAGGCGGAAATTCTCGGCAAGGAGGGATTGGCAAAAATTTATGCGCAGCAAGGAAAGTTGGATAAGGCCATGGCGGTTGTCGCCGAGGTTGAGGCAAAGGCCCCGGACCGTGGTGCTGTCAATGTGACCAAGGGCGGTATTCTCTATGCACAGAATAAAAAAAAGGAGGCCATGGTCGAGTATCAGATTGCAGTGAAGAAGCCTGAGGGCAGTGTTATCCAGAAAGCTGAAGCGCATAATCAATTGGGCAGGCTCTATGCCGATACTGGAAATCTCAAGCAGGCACGCATTAATTATGACCAGACTGTCGAGCTCGACCCGTACAATATTGTTGCTATGTCCAATAAAGGGGTGGCCTATCAGAAGGAGGGGCAGCTTGACAAGGCCATGGGGATGTTTCAGCAGGCCCTGACCATTAATCAGAACGATCAGTTTTCCGCTGTCCTGGCCAGGAAGACCCAGGAGATGATGGATCTGCAGCGGAATATCGCGGAAAAGCAGCGGATCGACAGGTTGGTCAAGGAATTGGTAGCTCGTTTTCGTTCTCAGAAGGAAACGTCTGTACCGGACAGGGATACTTGGACTTCACGTCCCATGGTGTTGTCCTTTGTTGATTTTCGGGAAAAAGGCGGGCTGAACGAACGGGACGGGATGTCCATGGTCCTGACAAGCCGACTTGGTGAGCAGTTGAACCGGTCTGGTCGGGTGCAGGTTGTGGAGCGGGTCATAATGGATCGCCTGCTGGAAGAATTGAATCTCGGCTCTTCGGAACTGGCTGATCCGGCAACCGCTTTACAGCTCGGTCGTATTTTGGCTGCCAAGCTTGTTGCCACCGGTACCCTGCTTCATCTTCCAGATCAGAGCCTGCTCAGCCTGCGCCTGATTGATACGGAAACCACAGCTATTCCTCAAGTATTAACCCAGAAACTTACCTCAGGTGCTCTGGATATTGAACAGGAGCTTGAACGGGTCAACCGAGAAATTCTCCAGACAGTCATGGAGAAATATCCCCTGCAAGGATTTATTGTTCAGGTGAACGGGAATCAGGCTGTTATCAACATCGGTGAACAACAGGGTGTGGTTATGGGCACTTCCTTTGAGGTTATTGAGCAGGGGGAGGCGATTGTGTACAAGGGCAGGAAATTGCAGGGACTGGCCAAGACCGTGGCACGGTTGGAAGTGGTTGAGGTGCAGCCGGATATGAGTGTTGTTAGTATTCTAGACAGCGAACGCCCTCTACAGCAGGATGACAAGGTCGCGGAAAAAATACAGCCTATGATCCGAGGCGGAAAATCATGA
- a CDS encoding protein kinase, translating into MKYGRYQILSELGRGSMGMVYQAHDPQIDRLIALKVLREDRLTSEDYVKRFLKEATAVGRLSHPGIVTVYDVGQDHGTVYIAMEFLEGQSLDTLIKNRAYALSDIIRIGIQAAEALHYAHERGIVHRDIKPPNIICDQYMTIKITDFGIAHIDDPDGQQMTRAGEILGTPVYMAPEQVLGQQIDGRSDIYSLGVILYELTTGQRPFQGESLASLFQAITLKDPVAPDQLNHEIPPALCQLIMKTMARRPEDRFVTGRALADQLASCLTSRMQSPSPGQKKPSRARQQRSSPFLFLLLFLLLSGAGLAVYQYLWPLVVEKKQETELSIPAVPTPKEGQGKEHNLPGSEPAGKPGTESKKSSGPEPLTDVPAKEEWVVPEPKAEPDRIKDSGKMIIVKPGGLKKKVKRKRAEQAEDYEKLLDEILLEEKPKQPDLPAQPAEQKPPPVSEPKKTILPVTRPVTKPVTRPSVPTEQPVQLRQDDKLLDEILSEEKPKRPDLPAQPAEQKPPVSFQPKKRTETLPERLSPASEKNKIDTASSYEKKKKKDPPKNFATLKINSRPAKAKLYLDGDYKGETPVELQVSAAKHEVTLELQGHLDWKAQLDLSKGEDLSVSPRLAPE; encoded by the coding sequence ATGAAGTACGGCAGATATCAAATACTCTCCGAACTCGGTCGAGGCTCCATGGGGATGGTGTACCAAGCCCATGACCCGCAGATTGATCGTCTGATCGCCCTCAAGGTGTTGCGTGAAGACCGGCTCACCTCCGAGGACTATGTGAAGCGTTTCCTTAAGGAGGCGACTGCAGTGGGGCGTCTTTCTCATCCCGGAATCGTCACGGTCTATGATGTCGGCCAGGATCATGGAACGGTTTATATCGCCATGGAGTTCCTTGAGGGACAGTCTCTTGATACACTGATCAAGAACAGGGCGTACGCTCTGTCGGATATTATTCGTATCGGGATACAGGCCGCTGAGGCCCTTCATTACGCGCATGAACGGGGAATTGTGCATCGGGACATCAAGCCGCCCAATATTATCTGCGATCAGTACATGACAATCAAGATTACTGATTTCGGTATCGCCCATATTGATGATCCAGACGGTCAGCAGATGACCAGGGCCGGAGAGATACTTGGCACGCCCGTCTATATGGCGCCTGAGCAGGTCCTTGGGCAGCAGATTGATGGTCGCTCTGATATCTACTCGTTAGGCGTGATTCTGTATGAACTCACCACAGGTCAACGACCGTTTCAGGGGGAAAGTTTGGCCTCTCTTTTTCAGGCTATCACCTTGAAGGACCCTGTTGCTCCTGATCAGCTCAACCATGAGATCCCCCCTGCTCTCTGTCAGTTGATTATGAAAACCATGGCCAGGAGGCCCGAGGATCGCTTTGTCACAGGTCGGGCCTTGGCTGACCAGCTCGCCAGCTGTCTTACCAGCAGGATGCAAAGCCCGTCGCCTGGGCAAAAGAAGCCGTCAAGAGCTCGACAGCAACGCTCCAGTCCGTTTCTTTTTCTTCTTCTTTTCTTGCTGCTTTCTGGAGCCGGATTGGCTGTCTATCAATACCTGTGGCCTCTTGTTGTTGAGAAAAAACAGGAGACTGAACTTTCCATTCCTGCTGTTCCAACACCGAAAGAGGGGCAGGGAAAAGAGCATAATTTGCCAGGAAGCGAACCGGCAGGGAAACCGGGAACGGAATCGAAAAAAAGCAGTGGGCCGGAACCGTTGACTGATGTACCTGCTAAAGAAGAATGGGTTGTTCCAGAACCGAAAGCAGAACCTGACCGCATCAAGGATTCCGGGAAGATGATTATCGTCAAACCTGGCGGTCTCAAAAAAAAGGTGAAGCGGAAGAGGGCAGAGCAGGCGGAAGATTACGAGAAACTTCTTGATGAGATTCTTTTAGAGGAAAAGCCCAAGCAGCCGGATCTCCCTGCCCAACCTGCTGAACAGAAACCGCCCCCTGTCTCGGAACCAAAAAAGACGATACTGCCTGTGACAAGGCCAGTGACAAAACCTGTGACCCGCCCTTCAGTTCCGACAGAACAGCCTGTCCAGCTCCGGCAGGACGACAAGCTTCTTGATGAGATTCTTTCAGAGGAAAAGCCGAAGCGGCCGGATCTCCCTGCCCAACCTGCTGAACAGAAACCGCCGGTCAGCTTTCAACCGAAAAAAAGAACAGAAACGCTTCCTGAGCGTCTTTCACCTGCATCTGAAAAAAACAAGATTGATACAGCTTCATCTTATGAGAAAAAAAAGAAAAAAGATCCGCCGAAAAACTTCGCTACCTTAAAGATTAATAGTCGTCCGGCGAAAGCCAAGTTGTATCTGGACGGGGATTATAAGGGAGAAACCCCTGTGGAGCTGCAAGTCTCAGCTGCCAAACATGAGGTAACCCTTGAACTCCAAGGGCATCTCGACTGGAAGGCTCAGCTTGACCTGAGCAAAGGCGAGGATCTTTCTGTCTCTCCTCGTTTAGCACCGGAATAA
- a CDS encoding serine protease translates to MNKCIQLFLSAALMMYPCGLHAAEAGEQYALSRAAAQQAVCQWLNQNGYSYQIFPEPGGVLRLRSSSQTGDPWQLALRPHSPLATSVAVSSAGGTGKNAQLAELLPYLATVAAGSKEVSRPREGQQQQDGIPGPVLDQIGTVVCVRAGGPGETVQFTGFFIDKGLILCTAHDLGTTEEVSIVSTMGVHFKGEITRIDSQRDLALLQIRNGPEQMVSPGDGRNLIGMGEQIFSIGCPVALRGTVNTGFINGPPRRLHELPLWQADIEIQPGSSGSPVFDSNGVLIAVVKGRHRVSPGIGFLIPLEVITDFLQEKSKK, encoded by the coding sequence ATGAATAAATGCATCCAGCTGTTCCTGAGTGCCGCTTTGATGATGTATCCGTGCGGTCTTCATGCTGCGGAAGCCGGTGAACAGTATGCTCTTTCCAGAGCAGCGGCGCAACAGGCTGTCTGTCAATGGCTCAATCAGAATGGTTATAGCTATCAGATTTTTCCTGAACCCGGTGGGGTGCTTCGTCTTCGGAGTTCGAGCCAGACTGGCGACCCGTGGCAGCTTGCACTTCGCCCGCATTCTCCTTTGGCCACTTCCGTGGCTGTTTCCTCGGCAGGCGGTACCGGGAAAAATGCACAGCTTGCAGAGCTTCTTCCGTATCTTGCAACGGTTGCGGCAGGAAGCAAGGAGGTCTCCCGGCCAAGGGAGGGGCAACAACAGCAGGATGGAATTCCGGGTCCTGTGCTGGATCAGATCGGCACTGTTGTCTGTGTCAGGGCTGGCGGGCCGGGGGAAACAGTACAGTTTACCGGTTTTTTTATTGATAAGGGGCTGATTCTCTGCACAGCGCACGACCTGGGAACAACGGAAGAGGTCAGTATTGTTTCCACCATGGGGGTGCATTTCAAGGGTGAAATCACCCGGATTGATTCTCAGCGTGATCTGGCTCTGCTTCAGATCAGAAACGGGCCGGAGCAGATGGTTTCCCCTGGAGACGGGCGCAACCTGATCGGTATGGGAGAACAGATTTTTTCCATCGGATGCCCGGTCGCTCTGCGCGGGACCGTCAACACAGGTTTTATCAACGGCCCCCCTCGTCGGTTGCATGAGCTGCCTCTGTGGCAGGCTGATATCGAAATTCAGCCCGGGAGCAGCGGTAGTCCGGTTTTTGACAGCAACGGCGTTCTGATTGCTGTGGTCAAGGGCCGTCATCGCGTTTCCCCGGGTATTGGCTTTCTGATCCCGCTGGAAGTTATCACGGATTTTCTCCAGGAAAAAAGCAAAAAATGA
- a CDS encoding Stp1/IreP family PP2C-type Ser/Thr phosphatase: MGKIRLSAHGLTDIGLRRTSNEDNWLIRCEVGCFLVADGMGGAAAGEIASQIFMNIADQTNDRPEERTKEKAIALLKESFSTANTEIRNHAVQNPDRMGMGCTAELLLVHDRGFVLGHIGDSRSYRLRRGHLARLTKDHSLVQDQVDQGLISKDEARTHRLRNVISRAVGVNDQLEVDIIQGGLQAGDLFLLCSDGLTDMVADDEILNILLRQEVLADQVARLIELANAGGGRDNITVVLVRVDP, translated from the coding sequence ATGGGAAAAATCAGATTGTCAGCTCATGGTTTGACTGATATAGGGCTTCGTCGCACAAGCAATGAAGACAACTGGCTTATCCGATGTGAAGTAGGTTGTTTTCTGGTTGCCGACGGGATGGGCGGTGCTGCAGCCGGTGAGATTGCAAGCCAAATTTTTATGAATATTGCCGACCAAACAAACGACCGCCCGGAAGAGCGGACCAAGGAAAAAGCGATAGCCCTGCTGAAAGAAAGCTTTAGCACCGCCAATACAGAGATCAGAAACCACGCCGTGCAGAATCCTGACCGTATGGGGATGGGCTGCACTGCTGAACTCCTCCTTGTTCATGACCGTGGTTTTGTTCTCGGGCATATTGGCGACAGCAGGTCCTATCGATTGCGCCGGGGACATCTTGCCCGTTTGACAAAGGATCACTCGCTGGTGCAGGATCAGGTGGATCAGGGGCTGATTTCCAAGGACGAAGCCCGTACCCATCGGTTACGCAATGTGATCAGCAGGGCGGTAGGGGTCAATGACCAGCTTGAGGTTGATATTATTCAGGGAGGGTTGCAGGCTGGAGATCTTTTTCTGCTCTGTTCTGACGGCCTGACCGATATGGTTGCTGATGATGAAATTCTCAACATACTGCTCAGGCAGGAAGTATTGGCAGATCAGGTTGCCCGGCTTATAGAGCTGGCCAATGCTGGCGGGGGCAGGGATAATATAACAGTCGTGCTGGTGCGGGTGGACCCATGA
- a CDS encoding FHA domain-containing protein, translating to MNIPAIKIQLIHIDGPLKGKIHEFSEDVLLLGRHPECHIVFPETCAAISRKHAEIRREGNRFKLVDTSTNGTLVNGKQQKEVFLKNGDVLILAEKNGPKVSFLTTTGPADDKKSKVPRQKKIQPEPLPAMRPAQTPEQPIVPPPSRRSLPKEPLATVAKSFVVQYGATLQSFHQLPIIIGSDDDCDCTLSHPSLLAQHARIFFRDDQYWIEDLTGRKLLTINLRPIQSEVPLQPDICLALTPDGPNFQYLGNGRLVEIDDAS from the coding sequence ATGAACATTCCTGCTATCAAAATACAGCTGATTCATATTGACGGGCCATTGAAAGGAAAAATCCATGAATTCTCCGAAGACGTTCTGCTTCTTGGTCGGCATCCTGAATGCCATATCGTCTTTCCTGAAACCTGTGCCGCTATTTCTCGCAAACATGCTGAAATCCGACGGGAAGGCAACCGATTCAAGCTGGTCGACACAAGCACCAACGGCACCCTGGTCAACGGCAAACAGCAGAAAGAAGTCTTCTTGAAAAACGGTGATGTCCTGATCCTCGCCGAAAAAAACGGCCCAAAAGTCAGTTTCCTGACAACCACTGGCCCGGCAGATGATAAAAAAAGCAAGGTACCCCGGCAAAAAAAAATCCAGCCGGAACCTCTCCCAGCGATGCGGCCCGCCCAAACACCGGAGCAACCCATCGTACCGCCTCCCTCGCGACGCTCTCTCCCGAAAGAACCTCTTGCCACCGTGGCAAAAAGCTTCGTCGTTCAATACGGAGCCACCCTCCAGTCCTTTCATCAATTGCCGATCATTATCGGCAGCGACGACGATTGCGACTGTACCCTGTCACACCCCTCCCTGCTTGCCCAACATGCCCGCATCTTCTTTCGCGACGATCAGTATTGGATCGAAGACCTGACCGGTCGCAAACTGCTGACTATCAATCTGCGACCGATTCAATCCGAAGTGCCCCTGCAACCGGATATCTGCCTGGCCCTGACACCTGACGGGCCAAATTTTCAATACCTCGGCAACGGCAGACTGGTTGAAATTGACGATGCCTCATGA
- a CDS encoding FHA domain-containing protein, whose protein sequence is MSTRQRNSPHNPTSPDVLASATWTGGQFAEQTFSSTFSIGRDPACDIHIPEPVVSRQHAEVVLLVDTWWIQDCNSANGIWVNGQQVNRVAITEAMQVELGRSGPVLILSIRQPDIRQPEEEAEDTLTMTHYRDHYFSDKDDGEAGEHTMMVRQAFAQVQKKQKRKYGSVIAVVVCLFILAGSLAVYKHLQLEKQKELAGEIFYAMKGLEIEFADLLRAGRESKDTDTLVKVEQYKQRARELENSYTEFVDTLGIYKKNISPQEQAILRTARIFGECELFVPDGFSDEVMRYIKKWQLSRRFVNALKRAKENNYPSVIARAMRHYYLPPQFFYLALQESNFNVNAVGPKTRWGIAKGMWQFIPETGSRYGLKVGPLVEQRKADSKDDRHHFVRSTVAAAKYLRDIYDTDAQASGLLVMASYNWGENRVIRLVKAMPENPRERNFWQFLKKYRKKMPQQTYDYVFYIFSAAVIGDNPRLFGFDFANPLDDSDAAEK, encoded by the coding sequence ATGAGCACAAGGCAGCGAAATAGTCCACATAATCCAACATCTCCTGATGTTCTCGCTTCAGCGACATGGACCGGCGGCCAGTTTGCAGAGCAGACTTTCTCATCCACGTTTAGCATAGGTCGAGATCCGGCCTGCGATATCCATATCCCTGAACCGGTGGTCAGTCGCCAGCATGCCGAGGTCGTCCTGCTGGTCGATACCTGGTGGATCCAGGATTGCAACAGCGCCAACGGCATCTGGGTGAACGGCCAGCAGGTGAATCGAGTAGCGATCACCGAGGCCATGCAGGTCGAACTCGGGCGGAGTGGGCCGGTATTGATCCTGTCGATACGGCAACCCGACATTCGGCAGCCGGAGGAGGAAGCCGAGGATACCCTGACTATGACCCATTACCGGGATCATTATTTCAGCGACAAGGACGACGGTGAGGCCGGTGAACACACCATGATGGTGCGGCAAGCCTTTGCCCAAGTGCAGAAAAAGCAGAAAAGAAAATATGGCTCTGTCATCGCCGTTGTTGTCTGCCTTTTCATCTTGGCCGGTTCTCTGGCGGTGTATAAACATCTCCAGCTGGAAAAACAAAAAGAACTCGCCGGTGAGATCTTCTATGCGATGAAGGGATTGGAGATTGAATTCGCCGATCTCCTTCGTGCGGGAAGAGAAAGCAAAGACACGGACACCCTTGTCAAGGTGGAGCAATATAAACAGCGGGCCAGGGAGTTGGAAAACAGCTACACCGAGTTTGTCGACACCCTTGGTATCTACAAAAAAAACATCAGCCCGCAGGAACAGGCCATCCTCAGAACAGCTCGGATCTTCGGTGAATGCGAACTCTTTGTACCGGATGGTTTCTCCGACGAGGTCATGCGCTATATCAAAAAATGGCAGTTAAGCCGTCGCTTCGTTAATGCCCTGAAACGGGCGAAGGAAAACAATTATCCTTCGGTTATCGCCCGCGCCATGCGCCATTATTACCTGCCCCCGCAGTTTTTTTACTTGGCTTTGCAGGAGAGCAATTTCAATGTCAATGCCGTTGGCCCGAAAACTCGCTGGGGCATTGCCAAGGGGATGTGGCAGTTCATCCCGGAGACTGGCTCCCGGTACGGTCTCAAGGTTGGCCCGCTTGTCGAACAACGCAAGGCTGATTCAAAGGATGATCGGCATCATTTTGTCCGCTCAACGGTGGCAGCGGCAAAATATCTGCGGGATATCTACGACACCGATGCCCAGGCCTCTGGCCTGCTGGTGATGGCCTCCTATAATTGGGGGGAGAACCGGGTCATCCGGCTGGTCAAGGCCATGCCGGAAAATCCGAGGGAACGGAATTTCTGGCAGTTTCTCAAAAAATATCGTAAGAAAATGCCGCAGCAGACCTATGATTATGTTTTTTATATATTTTCAGCGGCAGTGATCGGCGACAATCCGCGTCTCTTCGGTTTTGATTTTGCCAACCCCCTTGATGACTCGGATGCGGCGGAAAAATAG